Within the Pararhizobium capsulatum DSM 1112 genome, the region TGATGGTGATGATCATGGCCAATATCTTCATCAAAGTCTTTAAGGTGAGGTGGTAGCATGCACCAAAGCACGGGCATACGCACATTGCGCACCATCGGGGGCTGGCTGGTTGTCGCGGCCTTCTTCTTCCCGATCTACTTCTGGACGTCGGTGGCCTTTCGCAACTCAAAGGATATTTTCAACTGGCCGCCGAAGTTCTTCGTCTTCGAGCCGACCGTGAAGAACTTCGAACAGGTCTTTGGCGTCTCGCTGGGTTTCGGCGCAGCGGAAGCCGTCACGCCCGGCGGCGGCAATTTTTATATGGCTCCGCGCCTCTGGGATTCGATTGTCGTCGCCTCGATGTCGACGGTGCTCGCGATCATCGTCGCAACGCTCGCCGCCTATTCGCTGTCGCGCATGAATTTTCGCGGTCGGCACGAGTTCGTCAACTGGGTGCTCTCCACCCGTATGATGCCACCGGTCGCTGTCGCCATTCCGATGTTCTTCATCTTCAAGCAGTTCAGTTTGCTCGACACGTATCTTGGCGTCATCCTGATCCACGGGTTGATGAATCTGCCTCTGGCGGTACTGCTTCTAAAGAGCTTCTTTGACGACATTCCATCCGAGATTGATGAGAGTGCACTACTCGATGGCGCGTCGCGCTGGACGATCTTTCGGCGCATCGTTCTACCGATGGCAAAGGGCGGCATCGCCGCCACCGCCGTACTCTGCTTCATCTTCTCGTGGACGGAATTCCTTTTCGTGCTGACGCTGACCCAGACGAACTTGAAGACGGTGCCGGTGGTTTCGTCCACGTTCGTGACGTCGATCGGCACGGCCTGGGGCAACATGGCAGCGCTTGGCGCCGCATCGATCGTACCCGCGTTCATCGTCATTCTTTTGGTTCAGCGGCATCTCGTGCGGGGCCTGACGATGGGGTCGCTAAAGCAGTAATTCGACGCGGAGGGCGTCTGAATATCCGGCCGGCAATTCTGTTGACCGTATAAAAAGTGGAGGAGAAGAGGATGAAGGACAGTATCAGAAAGATGCATCTCGCATCGATCACCGACAAGTTCGTCAAAGGTCAGATGAGCCGCCGAAACTTCCTGATGGCCGCCGGAAAACTCGGCTTGGGCGCAAGTGCGCTCGGCATGGGCATGGGTCGGCGGCCGTTCACCATTTCGCAAGCAAACGCCCAGGAAGGACTTCAGCCGTCTGCCGACGTCATTGCCTGGCTGAAAGATGTCGGTAAGCCGTTTGCCGGCACGACGCTGAAACTGGCAACGGAATCGACTCCGCCCTCCAACGCCATCAATTCGCAGTTGAAAAAGTATTTTGAGGAGGCGACAGGTATCAAGGTCGAGATCGAAGTTCTTCCGCTGGAGCAAGTTTTACAGAAGTTAACGCTCGACGTAGCGTCATCGCTCGGAACCTATGACCTTTACTACATCGATCAGAGCTGGGCTGCATCCTTCAGCCAGGACGTCTTTGACCCCCGTGAGCAGATCGAGGCAAAGGCCGATTTGGCAATGCCTAACTATAATATCGACGATTTCCTGCCGGCTCTGGTGGACGGCATCTGCAAGTATGAAAACCGCTGGGTCGGCGTTCCCTACGACATTCCGATCTTCATCATGATCTATCGCAAGGACATCTACGAAAAGTTGGGCTTCAAGGCACCCGCCACTTTCGAGGAATTGTATAACAATTCAGCGGCCATCACGAAGGAAATGGGGCCGACCACATATGGCTACGCCGGCCAGATGAAGTCGGGCCACTATGCGCTCGAGTGTGAATGGACATCTATGCTGTGGGGCCATGGCGGCTCGATCTTCAACGCCGACAAGAAGTTCGTCGGCAATGACGAACAGGGCATTGCCGCACTTGACTACTATACCAAGCTGCGTGCCATCATGCCTCCGGGAGTGGATGGCTGGACGTGGGACGGTCAGGGGCAGGCCGTTGCGCAAGGGGTTGCAGCGTCCATGCTTTCCTGGGGCGAGTTTTTCCCCTTCTTCGACGACCCGACCCAAACGAAGGTCTCCGGGCTATGCGAAGTCGTCATCCCGCCGCAGCCGATCGCACTGCGCAAACCGGCCGATTGCGGTTATGGAGAAATACCGGGCGTCGGCCATCAAGGTGGCTCTTCGCTCGCCGTTTCAAAATACTCCAAGAGCCCGGATGCCGCATGGCTGTTCATGCAATGGGCGACATGCGCCGACACGCAGGCACTGATCACCACGCTCGGTGGGGGGACAGGTCCGACGCGTGCCAGCGTCTATGACGATCCCCGCGTTCTTGCCAATGCTCGCGTCGGTGCCGGTACCACCCGCCACCTGCCGGTCGTGCGCGAAACCATCGCCAAGTATATGGGCTCCGAGCCGGACCTGCCGGAATGGGCCCAGCTTTCCAGCGATACGATCCCCGTCAGCCTCGGCAAATATTTTGCCGGCAGTTACAGCTCGTCGAAACAAGCGCTCGACGATATCGCCGCGCAGGTCGATGCAGTGATGAAGGGCTGATCGCAGCAACGGCGGTTTCAACCGCTCTTAAACCAACCGGTTCCCGGGTTGCGCGACCTCTGGCTCTATTCCAGTCGCAGGCGCACCCGGGAACAGCCGCAGAATTATTCGGGAGACTGAAACATGGCGGACAAGCCGCTGATTGCAATTACAGGCGCAAGCTCAGGTATCGGCGAGGCGACGGCAAGGGCATTTTCGGCAGCCGGCCACCCGGTGTTGCTGCTGGCGCGTCGCTTAGACCGGCTGCAGGCGCTGGGCTTGTCGAACGCCGTGTTAAAGCAGGTCGATGTCCGCGATCGGGCAGCACTAGCTGCAGCGGTCACTGATGCCGAGGCAGAATTCGGACCGGTGGACATGATGTTCGCCAATGCTGGTATTGCCCGACTCGGAGACATCGCCAAGCAACCCCCCGAAGAATGGGACGAGATGATAGACATCAACACGAAAGGGGTGATGAACTCCGTCCATGCAGTGATGGCCGGTATGATTAGCCGCCGCCACGGCACGTTGATGATGATGAGTTCGATTGCAGGCCGCAAGGTTTATCCGGATCACACGGTCTATTGCGGCACGAAGTATTTCGTCCACGCGGTCTCGGAAAGCTTACGCGAATACCTGGCACCGCACGAGGTGCGCGTTATCGTTTTGTCGCCTGGAATTATCGACACCGAAGTGCTGGATCATGTGAACGACAAGAATACGCTCGCTAACTACAAGGCCAACAAGGAAGCGATCGGAGGCGGAATTTCCGCTGACATCGTCGCCGAACTGATCCTGAATGCTTACAATCTGCCGCAGCGGGCGATCGTGCAGGAAATCGTCATAACCCCAACGAGACAAAGATACTGACGGCTACAGCCCATGATCCGGCCGTACTGATAAAGAGAATACAAAGACGTGTGGAGCAGAAGTTCATGGCAACCGTAGAATACCAGCGCATCGGCAAATCCTTCGGTGCCTTCAATATCATGCGTGATATTTCGTTTCTGATTGAGGATCATCAATTCGTAGTTCTACTCGGACCGTCCGGCTGTGGGAAGACTACGCTGTTGCGCATGACAGCAGGCCTGGAGAGTGTCAGTGAGGGGGATCTTCTGATCTCCGGTCGCCGGGTCAACGATGTACATCCGCGCGACCGCGACATCGCCATGGTGTTCCAGAACTACGCGCTCTATCCGACCATGAAGGTATACGAGAACATCGCCTTCAGCCTGGAGGTTGCAAAACTCGCACCTGTAGATATCAAGCGGCGCGTCGAACACGCCGCAGAGATCCTCAATCTCACACCCTATCTCCAGCGGTATCCGAAGGAGCTTTCGGGCGGCCAGCGCCAGCGTGTCGCCATGGGGCGGGCGATGGTGCGCGAAGCAGCTGTGTTTCTGTTCGATGAGCCACTTTCCAACCTCGACGCAAAGCTACGTGCACATATGCGCACCGAAATTCGCCAGCTTCACAACCGGCTCAGGACGACCACCATCTATGTGACGCACGACCAGATCGAGGCGATGACGATGGCCGATGAGATCGTCGTCATGCGGGCCGGCAAGATCGAGCAGATTGGCACGCCGGACGATGTCTATGACAGGCCCGCGAGCAAGTATGTCGCCGACTTCATAGGTTCGTCGGCGATCAATTTCCTCACGGGTATCGTCGTTGCCAACCAGGGAGCACCGGCTGTGGAAACCAGGGCCGGCCTCATCCAGCTCGACCCATCCCTGAATGTGACAACGGGCCAGCGGGTGATCTGCGGTGTTCGCCCGACCGATGTCACCGTTGATCCCCACGGGTCCATCGTTGCCCGGTCGCTGCTCATAGAGCGCATGGGGCACGAGGCGCAGCTGTGCTGCGAGGGTCCGGAAGGCCAATTCCTGGCGATTGTCGACAAGTCCGCCCGCTTTGAAACACGTGCGGATATCCGTTTCTCGATCGCACCTGACAAGGTGCACGTCTTCGACGCGGCGACGGAAAACCGGGTCTGACCCTCCGGCTATTGGACAGTTAGTTTTTGCAGCCCGCTTCCGTAAGGATGAGGGGAGAAAGGAGACAGTGATGGAATCGAGATGGGACGAAAGCGAGTTCGCATCCGTAGTCGAGGCTTATGTCGGAAAAGGTGTCAACCGCGATCTGGCCATCCGGACCTATACGACGCGCCTGCTTGGGCAGGATCCGGAGCTGGTGCTACATGGTGGCGGCAATACGTCGGTCAAAACGGCGTTTACTGATCGGGACGGCGCTTCGGTGGATGTCCTTTGCGTCAAGGGCAGCGGCTGGGATATGGGCACAATCCAGCCACAGGGCCTGCCGGCGGTGCGGCTGGAGCCACTAAAGGCCATGGTCGGCTTCAACGAATTGAGCGATGACGAAATGGTGATGCTGCAGCGGCGCCTGCTGATGGACCCCAACGCGCCGAACCCCTCGGTCGAAGCCATCCTGCATGGATTGCTGCCGTTCAGGCATATCGATCATACCCATGCCAATGCGATCGTCTCCCTGACGAACGAGCCGCATGGTGAAGACCTCATCCGCGACCTTTTCCCCAACTCGATCATTGTTCCCTATGTCATGCCCGGCTTCCTTCTGGCCAAGGCCTGCGACGCAGCCTTTCGAGCCAACCCCAATGGCGACGGTATGATCCTTCTCAAGCATGGTATTTTTACCTGGTCTGACGATTCGCGCACAGCTTATGAGGATATGATCGCCAAGATCGATCAGGCGGAACGCAGGTTGGCAAGAGGCCGTCCTCGGCCGTTCACACCTGTCGAACTGCCCGTAGCGGTCGCGAGCGTGGCAGAGATCGCGCCGATCCTACGCGGTGCCATCGCCATCGATACCGGGATCGAGGGAGCACCAAAGCGCTTTGTCATCGAACACCGGACCAGTGCAAAGGTTCTCGACTTCTGCAACGCAGAGACGGTAAAAAGTCTCGTCACGCGAGGCAATGCGACACCCGAACACGTCATCCATATTAAACGCTTCGGCATTGCGCTGCCTGCGCCTGTGTCGGGAAGTCTGGAGGAATGGGGACTGGTAGTCGTTGACGCGGTCGCGGCCTACCAGGCAGAGTACCGCGCCTATTTCGAACGGAACAATGCCCGTGTCGGCGGGGGCAAGACTATGCTCGATCCGATGCCGCGCGTCTTTTACGTTGCCGGGGTCGGCCTGTTTTCCGCCGGTGCCACTCGCAAGAACGCAATTGTCGGCGCCGATGTGGCGGAGGCGACGATCGACGTGATTACGAACGCCGAGGGCATCGAGACTTTCGAAGCGCTGTCCGAGGCCGACCTGTTCGACATCGAATACTGGTCGCTGGAGCAGGTCAAGCTGACCAAGCAGGTGGAAAAGCCCCTGACTCGGCAAATAGCCGTAGTAACCGGCGCAGCTAGTGGGCTTGGCCTCGCCGTAGCAGAGGCCCTTCGCGCCGAGGGTGCGGAGATTGCGCTGATTGACATTGCGGGGGAGGCAGTCGCCCGCGAAGCCAAGAGACTTGGCGGGTTAGGCATCGCCTGCGACGTGACCGATCCGGCGGATGTGGATGCAGCGATCGCCAAGGTGGCTGGTCATTTCGGCGGTGTCGACATCCTGATCTCAAATGCCGGGGCGGCGTTTCAGGGCCGGCTCGTGGATGTGCCGGAGGAAACGTTTCGAAAGGCGTTCGATCTGAATTTCTGGGCCCATCACTACGTGGCACGCGCTGCCGTTCGCGTGATGGAAAAGCAGAACACCGGTGGCGCGATCGTCTTCAACGTGTCAAAGCAAGCCGTCAATCCAGGGGCGGATTTCGGTCCCTATGGCACCTCGAAGGCGGCGTTGATGGCGCTGATGCGTCAATACGCCATCGAACATGGCGCATCGGGCATCACCTCCAATGCCGTCAACGCCGACCGGATCCGTACGGGCTTAATGACGGATGACATGGTCAAGGAGAGAAGCCGCGCGCGGGGCTTGACACCGGAGGCCTATATGCGCGGCAACCTCGTCGGCAGAGAGGTGACGGGTGCCGACGTGGCGGCAGCCTTTGTTCATCTTGCGAAGGCCCGCGCCAGCACCGGTGCCGTGATCACCGTAGACGGCGGCAATGTCGCCGCCATGATGCGATAGCGGTTCGGCTTGCCGTTTGAAGCCAAGCAAGGTGGAGGATCGCCGTGGCAAAAATCGTTGTACTTGGGGCCGGGGTGATGGGCACGGCACTCTGCGTGCCTGCTTCCGAAAATGGCCACACAGTGCTGCTCGTCGGTACGCCGCTCGACCAAAATATCGTGGCGACCCTGCGGCAACCGGGCGGGGTCCACCCCAAACTCGATGACCCGTTGTCCGCCAACGTCGAAGCAATTTCTTTCGACGCGTTGCGGTCCGACCACCTTGGCAATGCTGACTTCATAGTTGCCGGGGTGAGCAGCCCCGGCATCGAATGGGTGACCGATATGCTCAACCGGCTTATGGCCGCACCCTGTCCCGTGGCCTTCGTGACAAAGGGTCTCGACGCGAGGGGGGCCACCGTATCGACCTATGCCCAGGCGCTTCCTCCGCGTATTCCGATGATGAGCGCCTTCGTCGCAATCGGCGGACCTTGTATCGCTCGCGAACTTGCTAACCGTTTGCCGACTGCCAGTATTTACGCCTGTCGGGATATTTCCGTCGCCGAACGGTTCGCCAAGATCATGGAGACAGACTACTACCGTTTGTCGGTGACGACGGATGACACGGGCATCGAAGCCTGCGCCGCCCTCAAGAATTTTTTTGCGATTGGCGTCAGCGCCATGCAGACACGATATCCAGATCCGAGACGCGCAAATAGTCAGTCCAAGAATCCCACGGCAGCAGCCTTCACCCAGGCCACTTTGGAAATGGCGAGGCTCTGCGAGCGGCTGGGCGGCCAATCCGCTACCGCCTTCGGGCTTGCCGGTCTTGGCGATCTGCATGTCACCGTCGGCGGAGGACGCAACAGTCGCCTTGGTCACGGTCTCGGAACGGGCCGCACGGTCCTTGATGTACTGTCCAGGGAATTGCTCGGCGAAACGGTCGAAGGCGTCGATACGGCACGGGTACTTGCGACCATGCCGCTGGATGAGCCGCTTACCAAAGGAGACGCAACCGGGTATTTCCCGCTTGCGTCTGCTATCATGGATGCCGTTCTTGAGCACAAACCCTTCGCGTTGGATTTTTCCAGCCTCGTTGTTCGGTAGTCGCGGGTGCCCCGAGGTGCAATCGATCCGGGAGGCACGGCGAAAATGCGTAGATCGACAGCGTTCCTTATCTCGCTGCGATAGATGCGCCAAGTTCCATAATTGATCTTACGTGATTTTAGATAACATATTGATAGTATTATATGTTTTACTCAAAAAATGTTCACCGTAGTGGAGGCACCTTGTCAGCATTCCTAGAGCCCCAATGTTCCACGCTGTTCTTGTAAGCCATTCCGGCCTCAACGTGGAAACGTTATCCGATGCTCGCAACTAGTGCCTTTGAAAGCGTATAGTAAAATCAGGGCGGTTTTTGAATTCTACGACTGACGCGGAGGTCGGTCTCCTCTTCCGTGCGTCTAGCTTTGAAGTCGTTAGCTGGTATGGGTCTCCGTCGCTATCGTGGAGTTTTTGCACGTATTTCGGATCGTGTTCCGTGGAATGAATGATGCTGAGAAATGCGGCCCGCGAAATTCCTTTTTTGATCGCCGTCGGATGTCGTTCCTTCACCGCATCGATAAGAGCCATGGGACACATTCCGGTCGACGCCAGGCGCCTTGGATCACTTTGTTGCAGTTTCGTTCTGAACGCCGATACGGAGACTCGCTGGCAAGTTTTAACGTTTAATTTTCGGGGCCATTGTGGCCAGTTCAGCGGCGCAAAACCGGCGGTGGGCTCGGAGGGACGACACGAACTCAGTGAAATCAATGGGCTATCCGATCGGTTAGCCAGCCAGTTTCGCGCTATGTTCCGAAGCGATGGCTAACCGGCCGTGGG harbors:
- a CDS encoding carbohydrate ABC transporter permease, coding for MHQSTGIRTLRTIGGWLVVAAFFFPIYFWTSVAFRNSKDIFNWPPKFFVFEPTVKNFEQVFGVSLGFGAAEAVTPGGGNFYMAPRLWDSIVVASMSTVLAIIVATLAAYSLSRMNFRGRHEFVNWVLSTRMMPPVAVAIPMFFIFKQFSLLDTYLGVILIHGLMNLPLAVLLLKSFFDDIPSEIDESALLDGASRWTIFRRIVLPMAKGGIAATAVLCFIFSWTEFLFVLTLTQTNLKTVPVVSSTFVTSIGTAWGNMAALGAASIVPAFIVILLVQRHLVRGLTMGSLKQ
- a CDS encoding SDR family oxidoreductase, encoding MADKPLIAITGASSGIGEATARAFSAAGHPVLLLARRLDRLQALGLSNAVLKQVDVRDRAALAAAVTDAEAEFGPVDMMFANAGIARLGDIAKQPPEEWDEMIDINTKGVMNSVHAVMAGMISRRHGTLMMMSSIAGRKVYPDHTVYCGTKYFVHAVSESLREYLAPHEVRVIVLSPGIIDTEVLDHVNDKNTLANYKANKEAIGGGISADIVAELILNAYNLPQRAIVQEIVITPTRQRY
- a CDS encoding bifunctional aldolase/short-chain dehydrogenase; its protein translation is MESRWDESEFASVVEAYVGKGVNRDLAIRTYTTRLLGQDPELVLHGGGNTSVKTAFTDRDGASVDVLCVKGSGWDMGTIQPQGLPAVRLEPLKAMVGFNELSDDEMVMLQRRLLMDPNAPNPSVEAILHGLLPFRHIDHTHANAIVSLTNEPHGEDLIRDLFPNSIIVPYVMPGFLLAKACDAAFRANPNGDGMILLKHGIFTWSDDSRTAYEDMIAKIDQAERRLARGRPRPFTPVELPVAVASVAEIAPILRGAIAIDTGIEGAPKRFVIEHRTSAKVLDFCNAETVKSLVTRGNATPEHVIHIKRFGIALPAPVSGSLEEWGLVVVDAVAAYQAEYRAYFERNNARVGGGKTMLDPMPRVFYVAGVGLFSAGATRKNAIVGADVAEATIDVITNAEGIETFEALSEADLFDIEYWSLEQVKLTKQVEKPLTRQIAVVTGAASGLGLAVAEALRAEGAEIALIDIAGEAVAREAKRLGGLGIACDVTDPADVDAAIAKVAGHFGGVDILISNAGAAFQGRLVDVPEETFRKAFDLNFWAHHYVARAAVRVMEKQNTGGAIVFNVSKQAVNPGADFGPYGTSKAALMALMRQYAIEHGASGITSNAVNADRIRTGLMTDDMVKERSRARGLTPEAYMRGNLVGREVTGADVAAAFVHLAKARASTGAVITVDGGNVAAMMR
- a CDS encoding ABC transporter ATP-binding protein; the protein is MATVEYQRIGKSFGAFNIMRDISFLIEDHQFVVLLGPSGCGKTTLLRMTAGLESVSEGDLLISGRRVNDVHPRDRDIAMVFQNYALYPTMKVYENIAFSLEVAKLAPVDIKRRVEHAAEILNLTPYLQRYPKELSGGQRQRVAMGRAMVREAAVFLFDEPLSNLDAKLRAHMRTEIRQLHNRLRTTTIYVTHDQIEAMTMADEIVVMRAGKIEQIGTPDDVYDRPASKYVADFIGSSAINFLTGIVVANQGAPAVETRAGLIQLDPSLNVTTGQRVICGVRPTDVTVDPHGSIVARSLLIERMGHEAQLCCEGPEGQFLAIVDKSARFETRADIRFSIAPDKVHVFDAATENRV
- a CDS encoding ABC transporter substrate-binding protein, with translation MKDSIRKMHLASITDKFVKGQMSRRNFLMAAGKLGLGASALGMGMGRRPFTISQANAQEGLQPSADVIAWLKDVGKPFAGTTLKLATESTPPSNAINSQLKKYFEEATGIKVEIEVLPLEQVLQKLTLDVASSLGTYDLYYIDQSWAASFSQDVFDPREQIEAKADLAMPNYNIDDFLPALVDGICKYENRWVGVPYDIPIFIMIYRKDIYEKLGFKAPATFEELYNNSAAITKEMGPTTYGYAGQMKSGHYALECEWTSMLWGHGGSIFNADKKFVGNDEQGIAALDYYTKLRAIMPPGVDGWTWDGQGQAVAQGVAASMLSWGEFFPFFDDPTQTKVSGLCEVVIPPQPIALRKPADCGYGEIPGVGHQGGSSLAVSKYSKSPDAAWLFMQWATCADTQALITTLGGGTGPTRASVYDDPRVLANARVGAGTTRHLPVVRETIAKYMGSEPDLPEWAQLSSDTIPVSLGKYFAGSYSSSKQALDDIAAQVDAVMKG
- a CDS encoding NAD(P)H-dependent glycerol-3-phosphate dehydrogenase, translated to MAKIVVLGAGVMGTALCVPASENGHTVLLVGTPLDQNIVATLRQPGGVHPKLDDPLSANVEAISFDALRSDHLGNADFIVAGVSSPGIEWVTDMLNRLMAAPCPVAFVTKGLDARGATVSTYAQALPPRIPMMSAFVAIGGPCIARELANRLPTASIYACRDISVAERFAKIMETDYYRLSVTTDDTGIEACAALKNFFAIGVSAMQTRYPDPRRANSQSKNPTAAAFTQATLEMARLCERLGGQSATAFGLAGLGDLHVTVGGGRNSRLGHGLGTGRTVLDVLSRELLGETVEGVDTARVLATMPLDEPLTKGDATGYFPLASAIMDAVLEHKPFALDFSSLVVR